Proteins from a genomic interval of Scatophagus argus isolate fScaArg1 chromosome 6, fScaArg1.pri, whole genome shotgun sequence:
- the rsph4a gene encoding radial spoke head protein 6 homolog A has product MDTPDRNQDRGQQILQSAVSFKAALLKSNTKNNLNLYDHLTRVLLKVMDEHPPNVVDVIEDLSRDVKRGLLEDKQSILQDYPQSTAIEMLAEQQRLLFYRPEETDQEEELVETALPNVSEVGFYLEHVGVGLGRDEMQRVFLALKQLAESQALLHCRLWGKILGTESSYIIAEVEYRDGEEEEEQSIEEEEKETENEKEMDPPPQSTYKPLPVVPKEAIGTGANKFVYYVCKEPGFPWVKLPSVSPAQITAARQIRKFFTGRLDNPIVSYPPFPGNEANYLRAQIARISAGTQVSPQGFFQTVEEEGDEEDEAPRDSYEINPDFEGVPVSEMAESLSTWVHHVQHILQQGRCTWVNLAVKTGEDSNEEREAEEKEEEPDEPEPEVGPPLLTPLSQDADIFNTPPWSSKMSSTLTCQHAVAVLRSNLWPGAYAYACGKKFENIYVGWGLKYAGEGYSPPVPPLPQAEYTSGPEITEALDPSLEEEQALKESLEEQLAAQEEIVDTDEEEEEDDD; this is encoded by the exons ATGGACACTCCGGACAGGAACCAAGACAGAGGTCAACAGATCCTTCAGTCAGCTGTCTCATTCAAGGCTGCCCTTCTGAAAAGCAACACTAAAAACAACCTCAACCT CTACGACCATCTCACTCGGGTGCTGTTAAAGGTGATGGATGAGCATCCACCGAATGTGGTGGATGTGATAGAAGACTTGAGCCGTGATGTGAAGCGGGGTTTACTTGAAGACAAACAGAGCATTCTGCAAGACTATCCACAGTCCACAGCTATTGAGATGCTGGCCGAGCAGCAGCGGCTGCTGTTTTATCGGCCAGAAGAGACTGACCAGGAGGAAGAACTG GTGGAAACTGCTCTTCCTAATGTGAGTGAGGTTGGCTTCTACTTGGAGCATGTTGGAGTGGGTCTGGGGAGAGACGAAATGCAGAGGGTCTTCCTTGCACTCAAGCAGCTCGCTGAGTCGCAGGCACTGCTGCATTGCAGACTGTGGGGAAAGATTCTGGGAACAGAGAGCAGTTATATCATTGCTGAAGTTGAGtacagagatggagaggaagaggaggagcagagcattgaagaagaggagaaagaaaccGAGAATGAAAAAGAG ATGGATCCACCTCCTCAGTCCACCTATAAACCCTTACCAGTGGTGCCAAAGGAGGCCATAGGAACAGGTGCTAACAAGTTTGTTTATTATGTGTGCAAAGAGCCTGGTTTTCCTTGGGTGAAGCTCCCTTCAGTCAGTCCTGCACAGATCACTGCTGCTCGCCAAATTCGGAAATTCTTCACCGGGAGACTGGACAACCCAATTGTGAGCTACCCACCTTTCCCTGGGAATGAAGCCAACTATCTCAGAGCACAGATTGCTCGAATCTCTGCTGGCACACAGGTCAGCCCCCAGGGTTTCTTTCAAACTGTGGAAGAGGAAGGTGATGAGGAAGACGAGGCACCCAGGGACAGCTATGAAATAAATCCTGACTTTGAAGGTGTTCCAGTTTCTGAGATGGCTGAGTCTTTATCTACCTGGGTACATCATGTTCAGCACATCCTCCAGCAG GGACGCTGTACTTGGGTGAACTTGGCTGTGAAAACAGGTGAAGACTCAAATGAGGAAAGAGAAGctgaagagaaggaagaggagccTGATGAGCCTGAGCCAGAAGTTGGACCCCCTTTGCTCACACCCCTCTCCCAAGATGCAG ATATTTTCAATACCCCTCCCTGGAGCTCAAAGATGTCCTCCACTCTCACCTGTCAGCATGCAGTAGCTGTGCTGCGTTCTAACCTCTGGCCGGGGGCATATGCATATGCTTGTGGAaa GAAGTTTGAGAACATATATGTTGGATGGGGTCTGAAGTATGCAGGTGAAGGGTACAGCCCACCCGTCCCCCCGCTACCACAGGCAGAATATACCAGTGGACCAGAAATCACAGAGGCCCTGGACCCATCACTGGAAGAGGAGCAGGCACTGAAAGAATCTTTAGAGGAGCAGCTAGCTGCCCAGGAAGAGATAGTGGACAcagacgaagaggaggaggaagatgatgactGA